In Nyctibius grandis isolate bNycGra1 chromosome 8, bNycGra1.pri, whole genome shotgun sequence, a single window of DNA contains:
- the FRRS1 gene encoding ferric-chelate reductase 1 isoform X3 — MRTLEKLIWMTLRERMELPDVAFAVWMFICFCASVDGYPSGKIREACTSMVPCHGSSPQLSPEHTITVSGTEFKPGDNIEVHLSGPDFEGFFIQARDAEHLDSPAVGSFVLVDRRLSQLLTCGRTKNSAVSHTSKSKKKYIKVYWIAPGNAPKRVQFLATVVKKYKTFWVKIPGPIVSQPNAPFPTTPLHATSEAISTSHQVSYLSKPFNASSCGSMKFCIRNPSSCDPESASCFFLSFQQEKSSVFIEMSGPSEGYLAFALSHDQWMGGDDTYLCVNEDHRVHVSSAYLKGRSPPVLDSENALEDVSWRLVDGVLQCSFRRSIRLPASKERFNLDASYYIFLADGEASEGGLIHKHSRQPLITNGIYNVTGLPQDIGGSRSPRLIKAHGALMFVAWITTVSIGVIVARFFKPLWSHSFLFGKEMWFQVHRMLMLTTVMLTSISFVLPFIYRGGWSQQAGFHPYLGCTVMALTIFQPLMAGFRPSRHAPRRQLFNWFHWSTGTTARILAVVTMFLGMDLPALDLPDPWDTYTMIGFVAWHVGIDVLLEIHSYCLVRKVEVIEDDRVQILQSLTSAEAECRVGHLNNTGTPTERLLRGAPRDAAKAAEAE, encoded by the exons ATGAGAACTTTGGAAAAGTTAATATGGATGACTCTTAGAGAGCGT ATGGAGCTGCCTGACgttgcttttgctgtttggaTGTTTATTTGCTTCTGTGCATCTGTGGATGGCTATCCAAgtggaaaaataagagaagCCTGCACTAGCATGGTACCCTGTCATGGCAGCTCACCACAACTCTCACCTGAGCACACCATTACAGTGAGTGGGACTGAATTTAAACCAGGCGACAACATAGAAG TTCATCTCTCTGGACCAGATTTTGAAGGATTTTTCATACAAGCCAGGGATGCAGAACACCTGGATAGTCCTGCAGTTGGTTCTTTTGTGTTAGTTGACCGGAGACTTTCTCAGCTGCTGACATGTGGCCGTACCAAG aATTCAGCTGTCAGTCACACAAGtaaatcaaaaaagaaatacataaaagtTTATTGGATTGCTCCTGGAAATGCACCAAAACGTGTACAGTTTCT AGCCACAGTTGTGAAGAAATACAAGACTTTCTGGGTGAAGATTCCTGGTCCCATTGTTTCTCAGCCTAATGCACCATTCCCAACAACACCATTGCATGCAACATCAGAGGCTATATCAACTTCACACCAAGTTTCCTACTTATCAAAACCA TTTAATGCATCAAGTTGTGGAAGTATGAAGTTCTGCATTAGGAACCCTTCAAGTTGTGATCCTGAAAgtgcttcctgtttttttctatcCTTCCAACAAGAGAAGAGTTCAGTATTTATTGAGATGAGTGGTCCAAGTGAAGGATATTTAGCATTTGCATTGTCCCATGACCAGTGGATG GGTGGTGATGATACATATCTGTGTGTTAATGAGGACCACCGTGTTCATGTAAGCAGTGCCTATCTGAAGGGACGAAGTCCTCCTGTTTTGGATTCAGAG AATGCCCTTGAAGATGTGTCATGGAGGCTTGTGGATGGTGTCCTTCAATGTTCTTTCAGACGGAGTATTCGTCTTCCTGCTTCTAAAGAGAGATTTAATCTGGATGCTAGTTACTACATCTTTCTGGCAGATGGGGAAGCTAGTGAAG GTGGACTAATACACAAACATAGTCGTCAGCCTCTGATCACCAATGGAATATACAATGTCACAGGCCTTCCTCAGGATATTGGAGGTTCCCGGTCCCCACGACTTATCAAGGCTCATG GAGCACTAATGTTTGTTGCTTGGATTACCACAGTTAGTATTGGCGTTATTGTTGCACGATTCTTCAAACCTCTCTGGTCTCATTCATTCCTGTTTGGAAAGGAGATGTGGTTTCAG GTGCACCGTATGCTTATGTTGACCACAGTTATGCTTACAAGCATTTCTTTTGTGTTGCCTTTTATATACCGAGGAGGTTGGAGCCAA CAAGCAGGTTTTCATCCCTATCTCGGCTGTACCGTGATGGCTCTGACAATCTTTCAACCACTTATGGCAGGTTTCAGACCATCTCGTCATGCACCAAG GAGGCAATTGTTTAACTGGTTTCACTGGAGTACTGGTACAACAGCTAGAATATTAGCTG TGGTGACTATGTTCTTGGGAATGGATCTACCAGCACTTGACCTACCAGACCCATGGGACACCTATACAATGATTGGTTTTGTAGCTTGGCATGTTGGTATTGATGTTCTTCTGGAAATACACAGCTACTGTCTCGTACGTAAAG TTGAAGTGATAGAAGATGACAGAGTACAGATACTGCAGTCACTCACATCTGCAGAAGCAGAG
- the FRRS1 gene encoding ferric-chelate reductase 1 isoform X4, whose protein sequence is MELPDVAFAVWMFICFCASVDGYPSGKIREACTSMVPCHGSSPQLSPEHTITVSGTEFKPGDNIEVHLSGPDFEGFFIQARDAEHLDSPAVGSFVLVDRRLSQLLTCGRTKNSAVSHTSKSKKKYIKVYWIAPGNAPKRVQFLATVVKKYKTFWVKIPGPIVSQPNAPFPTTPLHATSEAISTSHQVSYLSKPFNASSCGSMKFCIRNPSSCDPESASCFFLSFQQEKSSVFIEMSGPSEGYLAFALSHDQWMGGDDTYLCVNEDHRVHVSSAYLKGRSPPVLDSENALEDVSWRLVDGVLQCSFRRSIRLPASKERFNLDASYYIFLADGEASEGGLIHKHSRQPLITNGIYNVTGLPQDIGGSRSPRLIKAHGALMFVAWITTVSIGVIVARFFKPLWSHSFLFGKEMWFQVHRMLMLTTVMLTSISFVLPFIYRGGWSQQAGFHPYLGCTVMALTIFQPLMAGFRPSRHAPRRQLFNWFHWSTGTTARILAVVTMFLGMDLPALDLPDPWDTYTMIGFVAWHVGIDVLLEIHSYCLVRKVEVIEDDRVQILQSLTSAEAECRVGHLNNTGTPTERLLRGAPRDAAKAAEAE, encoded by the exons ATGGAGCTGCCTGACgttgcttttgctgtttggaTGTTTATTTGCTTCTGTGCATCTGTGGATGGCTATCCAAgtggaaaaataagagaagCCTGCACTAGCATGGTACCCTGTCATGGCAGCTCACCACAACTCTCACCTGAGCACACCATTACAGTGAGTGGGACTGAATTTAAACCAGGCGACAACATAGAAG TTCATCTCTCTGGACCAGATTTTGAAGGATTTTTCATACAAGCCAGGGATGCAGAACACCTGGATAGTCCTGCAGTTGGTTCTTTTGTGTTAGTTGACCGGAGACTTTCTCAGCTGCTGACATGTGGCCGTACCAAG aATTCAGCTGTCAGTCACACAAGtaaatcaaaaaagaaatacataaaagtTTATTGGATTGCTCCTGGAAATGCACCAAAACGTGTACAGTTTCT AGCCACAGTTGTGAAGAAATACAAGACTTTCTGGGTGAAGATTCCTGGTCCCATTGTTTCTCAGCCTAATGCACCATTCCCAACAACACCATTGCATGCAACATCAGAGGCTATATCAACTTCACACCAAGTTTCCTACTTATCAAAACCA TTTAATGCATCAAGTTGTGGAAGTATGAAGTTCTGCATTAGGAACCCTTCAAGTTGTGATCCTGAAAgtgcttcctgtttttttctatcCTTCCAACAAGAGAAGAGTTCAGTATTTATTGAGATGAGTGGTCCAAGTGAAGGATATTTAGCATTTGCATTGTCCCATGACCAGTGGATG GGTGGTGATGATACATATCTGTGTGTTAATGAGGACCACCGTGTTCATGTAAGCAGTGCCTATCTGAAGGGACGAAGTCCTCCTGTTTTGGATTCAGAG AATGCCCTTGAAGATGTGTCATGGAGGCTTGTGGATGGTGTCCTTCAATGTTCTTTCAGACGGAGTATTCGTCTTCCTGCTTCTAAAGAGAGATTTAATCTGGATGCTAGTTACTACATCTTTCTGGCAGATGGGGAAGCTAGTGAAG GTGGACTAATACACAAACATAGTCGTCAGCCTCTGATCACCAATGGAATATACAATGTCACAGGCCTTCCTCAGGATATTGGAGGTTCCCGGTCCCCACGACTTATCAAGGCTCATG GAGCACTAATGTTTGTTGCTTGGATTACCACAGTTAGTATTGGCGTTATTGTTGCACGATTCTTCAAACCTCTCTGGTCTCATTCATTCCTGTTTGGAAAGGAGATGTGGTTTCAG GTGCACCGTATGCTTATGTTGACCACAGTTATGCTTACAAGCATTTCTTTTGTGTTGCCTTTTATATACCGAGGAGGTTGGAGCCAA CAAGCAGGTTTTCATCCCTATCTCGGCTGTACCGTGATGGCTCTGACAATCTTTCAACCACTTATGGCAGGTTTCAGACCATCTCGTCATGCACCAAG GAGGCAATTGTTTAACTGGTTTCACTGGAGTACTGGTACAACAGCTAGAATATTAGCTG TGGTGACTATGTTCTTGGGAATGGATCTACCAGCACTTGACCTACCAGACCCATGGGACACCTATACAATGATTGGTTTTGTAGCTTGGCATGTTGGTATTGATGTTCTTCTGGAAATACACAGCTACTGTCTCGTACGTAAAG TTGAAGTGATAGAAGATGACAGAGTACAGATACTGCAGTCACTCACATCTGCAGAAGCAGAG
- the FRRS1 gene encoding ferric-chelate reductase 1 isoform X1 → MAVLLRLSHCNRRTVCKMELPDVAFAVWMFICFCASVDGYPSGKIREACTSMVPCHGSSPQLSPEHTITVSGTEFKPGDNIEVHLSGPDFEGFFIQARDAEHLDSPAVGSFVLVDRRLSQLLTCGRTKNSAVSHTSKSKKKYIKVYWIAPGNAPKRVQFLATVVKKYKTFWVKIPGPIVSQPNAPFPTTPLHATSEAISTSHQVSYLSKPFNASSCGSMKFCIRNPSSCDPESASCFFLSFQQEKSSVFIEMSGPSEGYLAFALSHDQWMGGDDTYLCVNEDHRVHVSSAYLKGRSPPVLDSENALEDVSWRLVDGVLQCSFRRSIRLPASKERFNLDASYYIFLADGEASEGGLIHKHSRQPLITNGIYNVTGLPQDIGGSRSPRLIKAHGALMFVAWITTVSIGVIVARFFKPLWSHSFLFGKEMWFQVHRMLMLTTVMLTSISFVLPFIYRGGWSQQAGFHPYLGCTVMALTIFQPLMAGFRPSRHAPRRQLFNWFHWSTGTTARILAVVTMFLGMDLPALDLPDPWDTYTMIGFVAWHVGIDVLLEIHSYCLVRKVEVIEDDRVQILQSLTSAEAECRVGHLNNTGTPTERLLRGAPRDAAKAAEAE, encoded by the exons ATGGAGCTGCCTGACgttgcttttgctgtttggaTGTTTATTTGCTTCTGTGCATCTGTGGATGGCTATCCAAgtggaaaaataagagaagCCTGCACTAGCATGGTACCCTGTCATGGCAGCTCACCACAACTCTCACCTGAGCACACCATTACAGTGAGTGGGACTGAATTTAAACCAGGCGACAACATAGAAG TTCATCTCTCTGGACCAGATTTTGAAGGATTTTTCATACAAGCCAGGGATGCAGAACACCTGGATAGTCCTGCAGTTGGTTCTTTTGTGTTAGTTGACCGGAGACTTTCTCAGCTGCTGACATGTGGCCGTACCAAG aATTCAGCTGTCAGTCACACAAGtaaatcaaaaaagaaatacataaaagtTTATTGGATTGCTCCTGGAAATGCACCAAAACGTGTACAGTTTCT AGCCACAGTTGTGAAGAAATACAAGACTTTCTGGGTGAAGATTCCTGGTCCCATTGTTTCTCAGCCTAATGCACCATTCCCAACAACACCATTGCATGCAACATCAGAGGCTATATCAACTTCACACCAAGTTTCCTACTTATCAAAACCA TTTAATGCATCAAGTTGTGGAAGTATGAAGTTCTGCATTAGGAACCCTTCAAGTTGTGATCCTGAAAgtgcttcctgtttttttctatcCTTCCAACAAGAGAAGAGTTCAGTATTTATTGAGATGAGTGGTCCAAGTGAAGGATATTTAGCATTTGCATTGTCCCATGACCAGTGGATG GGTGGTGATGATACATATCTGTGTGTTAATGAGGACCACCGTGTTCATGTAAGCAGTGCCTATCTGAAGGGACGAAGTCCTCCTGTTTTGGATTCAGAG AATGCCCTTGAAGATGTGTCATGGAGGCTTGTGGATGGTGTCCTTCAATGTTCTTTCAGACGGAGTATTCGTCTTCCTGCTTCTAAAGAGAGATTTAATCTGGATGCTAGTTACTACATCTTTCTGGCAGATGGGGAAGCTAGTGAAG GTGGACTAATACACAAACATAGTCGTCAGCCTCTGATCACCAATGGAATATACAATGTCACAGGCCTTCCTCAGGATATTGGAGGTTCCCGGTCCCCACGACTTATCAAGGCTCATG GAGCACTAATGTTTGTTGCTTGGATTACCACAGTTAGTATTGGCGTTATTGTTGCACGATTCTTCAAACCTCTCTGGTCTCATTCATTCCTGTTTGGAAAGGAGATGTGGTTTCAG GTGCACCGTATGCTTATGTTGACCACAGTTATGCTTACAAGCATTTCTTTTGTGTTGCCTTTTATATACCGAGGAGGTTGGAGCCAA CAAGCAGGTTTTCATCCCTATCTCGGCTGTACCGTGATGGCTCTGACAATCTTTCAACCACTTATGGCAGGTTTCAGACCATCTCGTCATGCACCAAG GAGGCAATTGTTTAACTGGTTTCACTGGAGTACTGGTACAACAGCTAGAATATTAGCTG TGGTGACTATGTTCTTGGGAATGGATCTACCAGCACTTGACCTACCAGACCCATGGGACACCTATACAATGATTGGTTTTGTAGCTTGGCATGTTGGTATTGATGTTCTTCTGGAAATACACAGCTACTGTCTCGTACGTAAAG TTGAAGTGATAGAAGATGACAGAGTACAGATACTGCAGTCACTCACATCTGCAGAAGCAGAG
- the FRRS1 gene encoding ferric-chelate reductase 1 isoform X2 → MAVLLRLSHCNRRTVCKMELPDVAFAVWMFICFCASVDGYPSGKIREACTSMVPCHGSSPQLSPEHTITVSGTEFKPGDNIEVHLSGPDFEGFFIQARDAEHLDSPAVGSFVLVDRRLSQLLTCGRTKNSAVSHTSKSKKKYIKVYWIAPGNAPKRVQFLATVVKKYKTFWVKIPGPIVSQPNAPFPTTPLHATSEAISTSHQVSYLSKPFNASSCGSMKFCIRNPSSCDPESASCFFLSFQQEKSSVFIEMSGPSEGYLAFALSHDQWMGGDDTYLCVNEDHRVHVSSAYLKGRSPPVLDSENALEDVSWRLVDGVLQCSFRRSIRLPASKERFNLDASYYIFLADGEASEGGLIHKHSRQPLITNGIYNVTGLPQDIGGSRSPRLIKAHGALMFVAWITTVSIGVIVARFFKPLWSHSFLFGKEMWFQVHRMLMLTTVMLTSISFVLPFIYRGGWSQQAGFHPYLGCTVMALTIFQPLMAGFRPSRHAPRRQLFNWFHWSTGTTARILAVVTMFLGMDLPALDLPDPWDTYTMIGFVAWHVGIDVLLEIHSYCLVRKVEVIEDDRVQILQSLTSAEAEGRLFKQIVLTIYVCGNIVFLIAFLAAINQI, encoded by the exons ATGGAGCTGCCTGACgttgcttttgctgtttggaTGTTTATTTGCTTCTGTGCATCTGTGGATGGCTATCCAAgtggaaaaataagagaagCCTGCACTAGCATGGTACCCTGTCATGGCAGCTCACCACAACTCTCACCTGAGCACACCATTACAGTGAGTGGGACTGAATTTAAACCAGGCGACAACATAGAAG TTCATCTCTCTGGACCAGATTTTGAAGGATTTTTCATACAAGCCAGGGATGCAGAACACCTGGATAGTCCTGCAGTTGGTTCTTTTGTGTTAGTTGACCGGAGACTTTCTCAGCTGCTGACATGTGGCCGTACCAAG aATTCAGCTGTCAGTCACACAAGtaaatcaaaaaagaaatacataaaagtTTATTGGATTGCTCCTGGAAATGCACCAAAACGTGTACAGTTTCT AGCCACAGTTGTGAAGAAATACAAGACTTTCTGGGTGAAGATTCCTGGTCCCATTGTTTCTCAGCCTAATGCACCATTCCCAACAACACCATTGCATGCAACATCAGAGGCTATATCAACTTCACACCAAGTTTCCTACTTATCAAAACCA TTTAATGCATCAAGTTGTGGAAGTATGAAGTTCTGCATTAGGAACCCTTCAAGTTGTGATCCTGAAAgtgcttcctgtttttttctatcCTTCCAACAAGAGAAGAGTTCAGTATTTATTGAGATGAGTGGTCCAAGTGAAGGATATTTAGCATTTGCATTGTCCCATGACCAGTGGATG GGTGGTGATGATACATATCTGTGTGTTAATGAGGACCACCGTGTTCATGTAAGCAGTGCCTATCTGAAGGGACGAAGTCCTCCTGTTTTGGATTCAGAG AATGCCCTTGAAGATGTGTCATGGAGGCTTGTGGATGGTGTCCTTCAATGTTCTTTCAGACGGAGTATTCGTCTTCCTGCTTCTAAAGAGAGATTTAATCTGGATGCTAGTTACTACATCTTTCTGGCAGATGGGGAAGCTAGTGAAG GTGGACTAATACACAAACATAGTCGTCAGCCTCTGATCACCAATGGAATATACAATGTCACAGGCCTTCCTCAGGATATTGGAGGTTCCCGGTCCCCACGACTTATCAAGGCTCATG GAGCACTAATGTTTGTTGCTTGGATTACCACAGTTAGTATTGGCGTTATTGTTGCACGATTCTTCAAACCTCTCTGGTCTCATTCATTCCTGTTTGGAAAGGAGATGTGGTTTCAG GTGCACCGTATGCTTATGTTGACCACAGTTATGCTTACAAGCATTTCTTTTGTGTTGCCTTTTATATACCGAGGAGGTTGGAGCCAA CAAGCAGGTTTTCATCCCTATCTCGGCTGTACCGTGATGGCTCTGACAATCTTTCAACCACTTATGGCAGGTTTCAGACCATCTCGTCATGCACCAAG GAGGCAATTGTTTAACTGGTTTCACTGGAGTACTGGTACAACAGCTAGAATATTAGCTG TGGTGACTATGTTCTTGGGAATGGATCTACCAGCACTTGACCTACCAGACCCATGGGACACCTATACAATGATTGGTTTTGTAGCTTGGCATGTTGGTATTGATGTTCTTCTGGAAATACACAGCTACTGTCTCGTACGTAAAG TTGAAGTGATAGAAGATGACAGAGTACAGATACTGCAGTCACTCACATCTGCAGAAGCAGAG GGTCGTCTGTTTAAACAGATTGTGTTAACCATCTATGTCTGTGGAAATATAGTATTCCTCATTGCCTTCCTGGCAGCAATCAACCAAATATGA
- the FRRS1 gene encoding ferric-chelate reductase 1 isoform X5 translates to MAVLLRLSHCNRRTVCKMELPDVAFAVWMFICFCASVDGYPSGKIREACTSMVPCHGSSPQLSPEHTITVSGTEFKPGDNIEVHLSGPDFEGFFIQARDAEHLDSPAVGSFVLVDRRLSQLLTCGRTKNSAVSHTSKSKKKYIKVYWIAPGNAPKRVQFLATVVKKYKTFWVKIPGPIVSQPNAPFPTTPLHATSEAISTSHQVSYLSKPFNASSCGSMKFCIRNPSSCDPESASCFFLSFQQEKSSVFIEMSGPSEGYLAFALSHDQWMGGDDTYLCVNEDHRVHVSSAYLKGRSPPVLDSENALEDVSWRLVDGVLQCSFRRSIRLPASKERFNLDASYYIFLADGEASEGGLIHKHSRQPLITNGIYNVTGLPQDIGGSRSPRLIKAHGALMFVAWITTVSIGVIVARFFKPLWSHSFLFGKEMWFQVHRMLMLTTVMLTSISFVLPFIYRGGWSQQAGFHPYLGCTVMALTIFQPLMAGFRPSRHAPRRQLFNWFHWSTGTTARILAVVTMFLGMDLPALDLPDPWDTYTMIGFVAWHVGIDVLLEIHSYCLVRKVEVIEDDRVQILQSLTSAEAEH, encoded by the exons ATGGAGCTGCCTGACgttgcttttgctgtttggaTGTTTATTTGCTTCTGTGCATCTGTGGATGGCTATCCAAgtggaaaaataagagaagCCTGCACTAGCATGGTACCCTGTCATGGCAGCTCACCACAACTCTCACCTGAGCACACCATTACAGTGAGTGGGACTGAATTTAAACCAGGCGACAACATAGAAG TTCATCTCTCTGGACCAGATTTTGAAGGATTTTTCATACAAGCCAGGGATGCAGAACACCTGGATAGTCCTGCAGTTGGTTCTTTTGTGTTAGTTGACCGGAGACTTTCTCAGCTGCTGACATGTGGCCGTACCAAG aATTCAGCTGTCAGTCACACAAGtaaatcaaaaaagaaatacataaaagtTTATTGGATTGCTCCTGGAAATGCACCAAAACGTGTACAGTTTCT AGCCACAGTTGTGAAGAAATACAAGACTTTCTGGGTGAAGATTCCTGGTCCCATTGTTTCTCAGCCTAATGCACCATTCCCAACAACACCATTGCATGCAACATCAGAGGCTATATCAACTTCACACCAAGTTTCCTACTTATCAAAACCA TTTAATGCATCAAGTTGTGGAAGTATGAAGTTCTGCATTAGGAACCCTTCAAGTTGTGATCCTGAAAgtgcttcctgtttttttctatcCTTCCAACAAGAGAAGAGTTCAGTATTTATTGAGATGAGTGGTCCAAGTGAAGGATATTTAGCATTTGCATTGTCCCATGACCAGTGGATG GGTGGTGATGATACATATCTGTGTGTTAATGAGGACCACCGTGTTCATGTAAGCAGTGCCTATCTGAAGGGACGAAGTCCTCCTGTTTTGGATTCAGAG AATGCCCTTGAAGATGTGTCATGGAGGCTTGTGGATGGTGTCCTTCAATGTTCTTTCAGACGGAGTATTCGTCTTCCTGCTTCTAAAGAGAGATTTAATCTGGATGCTAGTTACTACATCTTTCTGGCAGATGGGGAAGCTAGTGAAG GTGGACTAATACACAAACATAGTCGTCAGCCTCTGATCACCAATGGAATATACAATGTCACAGGCCTTCCTCAGGATATTGGAGGTTCCCGGTCCCCACGACTTATCAAGGCTCATG GAGCACTAATGTTTGTTGCTTGGATTACCACAGTTAGTATTGGCGTTATTGTTGCACGATTCTTCAAACCTCTCTGGTCTCATTCATTCCTGTTTGGAAAGGAGATGTGGTTTCAG GTGCACCGTATGCTTATGTTGACCACAGTTATGCTTACAAGCATTTCTTTTGTGTTGCCTTTTATATACCGAGGAGGTTGGAGCCAA CAAGCAGGTTTTCATCCCTATCTCGGCTGTACCGTGATGGCTCTGACAATCTTTCAACCACTTATGGCAGGTTTCAGACCATCTCGTCATGCACCAAG GAGGCAATTGTTTAACTGGTTTCACTGGAGTACTGGTACAACAGCTAGAATATTAGCTG TGGTGACTATGTTCTTGGGAATGGATCTACCAGCACTTGACCTACCAGACCCATGGGACACCTATACAATGATTGGTTTTGTAGCTTGGCATGTTGGTATTGATGTTCTTCTGGAAATACACAGCTACTGTCTCGTACGTAAAG TTGAAGTGATAGAAGATGACAGAGTACAGATACTGCAGTCACTCACATCTGCAGAAGCAGAG cacTGA
- the PALMD gene encoding palmdelphin — MEEAELLKERLQAITDKRKLQEEITQKRLKVEEEKMKHQHLKKKALREKWLLDGLSSLTPKEQEEMQKQNREDQQRTHELEQNIFRLEKEIEALEKEEMEVSAKEEAILKKLKSVEKTTEDIIKSVKTEKAGVQKEAADYIYTSIPDLPKYFRPSALKSTPHAATDDEKRKALFAMEIKVEKDMKTGENTVLSTIPLPSKEFKETGIKVYDDGRKSVYAVSSNGSTTQNGMDELAPVEVEDLLRQATEKNSQSPTEYHEPVFANKFCRPVTPQKDKLVPGPKLEDTHRRDMNGFSNHQTEFSSKTEPLMQQHKENGLDLPKVIQPKSPSPVLSHSEKKVHTNPENRMIHNEERKSAHEELKPYQNTRERHNETRFLSPCHLNETSPAPQDEDVQYSIVQAVPCYVDDSEPVTMIFMGYQRIDDDDAEADQKLSRYDGVIRAELVIIDDDEDDSKSEKPAYHPIGHYSQVYQPLSRKITEVPQTNPVSSLGTSLNQVPHKNSISLREQEERLSSPTHRAHLPGQVSGDGTEDPSLTALRMRMAKLGKKVI; from the exons AAAAAGGCCTTGCGAGAAAAATGGCTCTTGGATGGCCTTAGTTCTCTCACTCCgaaagagcaagaagaaatgcaaaagcagaatcGGGAGGACCAACAACGGACTCATGAGCtggaacaaaacattttcag ACTAGAGAAGGAAATTGAGGctctggaaaaagaagaaatggaagtcTCAGCTAAGGAAGAagcaattttaaagaaacttaaGTCTGTtgagaaaacaacagaagacaTAATAAAG TCTGTGAAGACTGAAAAAGCAGGAGTTCAAAAAG AGGCAGCAGACTACATATACACCAGCATACCTGACCTTCCCAAGTATTTCAGGCCTTCTGCACTGAAAAGTACACCACATGCTGCCACCGatgatgaaaagagaaaag CATTGTTTGCCATGGAAATTAAAGTTGAAAAAGACATGaagacaggagaaaacacagtgtTATCAACAATACCTCTTCCATCAAAGGAGTTTAAAGAGACAGGAATTAAAGTCTATGACGATGGCAGGAAGTCAGTCTATGCAGTGTCCTCAAATGGCAGCACAACACAAAATGGGATGGATGAACTTGCTCCTGTTGAGGTGGAGGACCTGCTACGGCaggcaactgaaaaaaattcccagTCTCCCACAGAGTATCACGAGCCTGTGTTTGCAAACAAATTTTGCAGGCCAGTTACTCCTCAGAAAGACAAATTAGTCCCTGGACCAAAACTGGAAGATACTCACAGAAGAGATATGAATGGATTTAGCAATCATCAGACAGAATTCTCCTCCAAAACAGAGCCCTTGATGCAGCAACATAAAGAGAATGGGCTTGATCTTCCAAAGGTAATACAGCCAAAGTCTCCCTCTCCAGTACTTTCCCATTCAGAGAAGAAAGTGCATACTAATCCTGAGAACAGGATGATacataatgaagaaagaaaatctgcacATGAGGAATTAAAACCTTACCAGAATACAAGAGAAAGACATAATGAGACAAGGTTTTTAAGTCCTTGCCATCTTAATGAAACATCCCCTGCCCCTCAAGATGAAGATGTTCAGTACAGCATTGTCCAAGCTGTACCATGTTACGTGGATGATTCTGAACCAGTAACAATGATTTTCATGGGTTATCAGCGcattgatgatgatgatgcagAAGCAGACCAAAAGTTGTCACGATATGATGGGGTTATCCGTGCAGAATTAGTTATTattgatgatgatgaagatgacAGCAAATCTGAGAAACCAGCATATCATCCCATAGGCCACTATAGTCAGGTTTATCAGCCACTGAGCAGGAAAATCACAGAAGTCCCACAGACAAACCCTGTGAGCAGTCTGGGCACGAGCCTGAACCAGGTGCCCCACAAAAATTCCATCTCCCTGCGAGAACAAGAGGAACGCCTAAGCTCACCAACACACCGTGCTCATCTTCCCGGCCAGGTATCAGGAGACGGTACTGAAGATCCCTCACTAACAg ctctgAGGATGAGAATGgcaaagctggggaaaaaggtGATTTAA